The following coding sequences lie in one Miscanthus floridulus cultivar M001 chromosome 9, ASM1932011v1, whole genome shotgun sequence genomic window:
- the LOC136481505 gene encoding ERAD-associated E3 ubiquitin-protein ligase HRD1-like isoform X1: MIRLPTYAAFSLLATASAAYYAFSSREQFYPAMVYLSTSKICFVLLLNTGLVAMCVAWQLARRLFLGSLREAEVERLNEQAWREVIEILFAVTIFRQDFSVSFLAMVAALLLVKALHWLAQKRVEYIETTPSVPLLSHIRIVSFMVFLLTVDCLFLSNSLRSLIQKREASVAIFFSFEYMILATSTVSTFVKYIFYVSDMLMEGQWERKAVYTFYLELISDLVHLSLYMLFFIAIFLNYGVPLHLIRELYETFRNFRIRIADYVRYRKITSNMNERFPDATAEELDASDATCIICREEMTTAKKLLCGHLFHVHCLRSWLERQHTCPTCRAPIIPADNGHAASARQHGAQAGVQPAAGTATPSSEGAPGENMSRRQAKLEAAAAAASLYGRSFVYPPANTLNSRSGPPQSTSRTPQSEASSSNQSQKDQEMQFRNSTDGLVPLPFNSNGAFGSGTSTRDLENSLQKAQENFIKSQIEMLQIQLQMVQCGAAVSPSNNGNAEHTKND, encoded by the exons ATGATCCGACTACCGACGTACGCGGCGTTCAGCCTGCTGGCGACGGCGTCGGCGGCGTACTACGCGTTCAGCAGCCGGGAGCAGTTCTACCCGGCGATGGTGTACCTCTCCACGTCCAAGATCTGCTTCGTGCTGCTCCTGAACACGGGCCTCGTTGCCATGTGCGTCGCCTGGCAGCTCGCCAGGCGCCTCTTCCTCGGCTCGCTCCGGGAGGCCGAGGTCGAGCGCCTCAACGAGCAGGCCTGGCGGGAGGTCATCGAGATCCTCTTCGCCGTCACCATCTTCCGGCAGGACTTCTCGGTGTCCTTCCTCGCCATGGTCGCCGCGCTGCTCCTCGTCAAGGCGCTGCACTGGCTCGCGCAGAAGAGGGTCGAGTACATCGAGACCACGCCCTCCGTGCCCTTGCTCTCGCACATCAGGATCGTCTCCTTCATGGTTTTCCTGCTCACCGTCGACTGCCTCTTCCTGTCTAACTCGCTCAGGTCACTCATACAGAAGCGGGAGGCAtctgttgccatcttcttctcctttgA GTATATGATACTAGCAACATCCACAGTATCAACATTCGTGAAGTATATATTCTATGTCAGTGACATGCTAATGGAAGGTCAATGGGAGAGAAAGGCAGTGTATACATTTTACTTGGAGCTCATCAGTGACCTTGTGCACTTGTCATTATACATGCTCTTCTTTATAGCTATCTTCCT GAATTATGGTGTCCCCCTGCACTTGATTCGTGAGCTATATGAGACCTTCCGCAACTTCAGAATTCGCATTGCAGATTATGTACGCTACAGAAAGATCACTTCCAACATGAATGAGCGCTTTCCAGATGCTACAGCAGAAGAGCTCGATGC GAGCGATGCTACATGTATTATTTGCCGTGAGGAGATGACTACAGCAAAGAAACTGCTCTGCGGGCATCTGTTCCATGTGCATTGTCTAAGGTCTTGGCTAGAGCGCCAGCACACTTGCCCTACATGCAGAGCTCCAATCATTCCCGCAGATAATGGACATGCTGCATCAGCTCGACAACATGGAGCTCAAGCTGGAGTTCAGCCTG CTGCAGGTACTGCTACTCCATCCTCAGAAGGAGCACCAGGTGAGAACATGAGCAGGCGCCAAGCAAAACTTGAAGCTGCTGCAGCGGCAGCTTCTTTGTATGGAAGATCTTTTGTTTATCCTCCAGCAAACACCCTAAACAG CAGGTCCGGTCCTCCCCAGTCTACGTCAAGGACACCACAATCTGAAGCAAGTAGCTCCAATCAGTCACAAAAAGACCAAGAAATGCAGTTCCGAAACAGCACCGACGGTTTAGTGCCTCTGCCTTTTAATTCAAATGGTGCTTTTGGTTCAGGAACAAGCACAAGGGATCTTGAAAATTCACTGCAGAAGGCACAGGAAAACTTTATTAAGAGTCAGATTGAG ATGTTACAAATCCAACTGCAAATGGTGCAGTGTGGCGCCGCTGTGTCGCCCAGTAACAATGGGAATGCTGAGCACACAAAGAATGACTGA
- the LOC136481505 gene encoding ERAD-associated E3 ubiquitin-protein ligase HRD1-like isoform X3, with the protein MIRLPTYAAFSLLATASAAYYAFSSREQFYPAMVYLSTSKICFVLLLNTGLVAMCVAWQLARRLFLGSLREAEVERLNEQAWREVIEILFAVTIFRQDFSVSFLAMVAALLLVKALHWLAQKRVEYIETTPSVPLLSHIRIVSFMVFLLTVDCLFLSNSLRSLIQKREASVAIFFSFEYMILATSTVSTFVKYIFYVSDMLMEGQWERKAVYTFYLELISDLVHLSLYMLFFIAIFLNYGVPLHLIRELYETFRNFRIRIADYVRYRKITSNMNERFPDATAEELDASDATCIICREEMTTAKKLLCGHLFHVHCLRSWLERQHTCPTCRAPIIPADNGHAASARQHGAQAGVQPGTATPSSEGAPGENMSRRQAKLEAAAAAASLYGRSFVYPPANTLNSRSGPPQSTSRTPQSEASSSNQSQKDQEMQFRNSTDGLVPLPFNSNGAFGSGTSTRDLENSLQKAQENFIKSQIEMLQIQLQMVQCGAAVSPSNNGNAEHTKND; encoded by the exons ATGATCCGACTACCGACGTACGCGGCGTTCAGCCTGCTGGCGACGGCGTCGGCGGCGTACTACGCGTTCAGCAGCCGGGAGCAGTTCTACCCGGCGATGGTGTACCTCTCCACGTCCAAGATCTGCTTCGTGCTGCTCCTGAACACGGGCCTCGTTGCCATGTGCGTCGCCTGGCAGCTCGCCAGGCGCCTCTTCCTCGGCTCGCTCCGGGAGGCCGAGGTCGAGCGCCTCAACGAGCAGGCCTGGCGGGAGGTCATCGAGATCCTCTTCGCCGTCACCATCTTCCGGCAGGACTTCTCGGTGTCCTTCCTCGCCATGGTCGCCGCGCTGCTCCTCGTCAAGGCGCTGCACTGGCTCGCGCAGAAGAGGGTCGAGTACATCGAGACCACGCCCTCCGTGCCCTTGCTCTCGCACATCAGGATCGTCTCCTTCATGGTTTTCCTGCTCACCGTCGACTGCCTCTTCCTGTCTAACTCGCTCAGGTCACTCATACAGAAGCGGGAGGCAtctgttgccatcttcttctcctttgA GTATATGATACTAGCAACATCCACAGTATCAACATTCGTGAAGTATATATTCTATGTCAGTGACATGCTAATGGAAGGTCAATGGGAGAGAAAGGCAGTGTATACATTTTACTTGGAGCTCATCAGTGACCTTGTGCACTTGTCATTATACATGCTCTTCTTTATAGCTATCTTCCT GAATTATGGTGTCCCCCTGCACTTGATTCGTGAGCTATATGAGACCTTCCGCAACTTCAGAATTCGCATTGCAGATTATGTACGCTACAGAAAGATCACTTCCAACATGAATGAGCGCTTTCCAGATGCTACAGCAGAAGAGCTCGATGC GAGCGATGCTACATGTATTATTTGCCGTGAGGAGATGACTACAGCAAAGAAACTGCTCTGCGGGCATCTGTTCCATGTGCATTGTCTAAGGTCTTGGCTAGAGCGCCAGCACACTTGCCCTACATGCAGAGCTCCAATCATTCCCGCAGATAATGGACATGCTGCATCAGCTCGACAACATGGAGCTCAAGCTGGAGTTCAGCCTG GTACTGCTACTCCATCCTCAGAAGGAGCACCAGGTGAGAACATGAGCAGGCGCCAAGCAAAACTTGAAGCTGCTGCAGCGGCAGCTTCTTTGTATGGAAGATCTTTTGTTTATCCTCCAGCAAACACCCTAAACAG CAGGTCCGGTCCTCCCCAGTCTACGTCAAGGACACCACAATCTGAAGCAAGTAGCTCCAATCAGTCACAAAAAGACCAAGAAATGCAGTTCCGAAACAGCACCGACGGTTTAGTGCCTCTGCCTTTTAATTCAAATGGTGCTTTTGGTTCAGGAACAAGCACAAGGGATCTTGAAAATTCACTGCAGAAGGCACAGGAAAACTTTATTAAGAGTCAGATTGAG ATGTTACAAATCCAACTGCAAATGGTGCAGTGTGGCGCCGCTGTGTCGCCCAGTAACAATGGGAATGCTGAGCACACAAAGAATGACTGA
- the LOC136481505 gene encoding ERAD-associated E3 ubiquitin-protein ligase HRD1-like isoform X2, whose product MIRLPTYAAFSLLATASAAYYAFSSREQFYPAMVYLSTSKICFVLLLNTGLVAMCVAWQLARRLFLGSLREAEVERLNEQAWREVIEILFAVTIFRQDFSVSFLAMVAALLLVKALHWLAQKRVEYIETTPSVPLLSHIRIVSFMVFLLTVDCLFLSNSLRSLIQKREASVAIFFSFEYMILATSTVSTFVKYIFYVSDMLMEGQWERKAVYTFYLELISDLVHLSLYMLFFIAIFLNYGVPLHLIRELYETFRNFRIRIADYVRYRKITSNMNERFPDATAEELDASDATCIICREEMTTAKKLLCGHLFHVHCLRSWLERQHTCPTCRAPIIPADNGHAASARQHGAQAGVQPAAGTATPSSEGAPGENMSRRQAKLEAAAAAASLYGRSFVYPPANTLNRSGPPQSTSRTPQSEASSSNQSQKDQEMQFRNSTDGLVPLPFNSNGAFGSGTSTRDLENSLQKAQENFIKSQIEMLQIQLQMVQCGAAVSPSNNGNAEHTKND is encoded by the exons ATGATCCGACTACCGACGTACGCGGCGTTCAGCCTGCTGGCGACGGCGTCGGCGGCGTACTACGCGTTCAGCAGCCGGGAGCAGTTCTACCCGGCGATGGTGTACCTCTCCACGTCCAAGATCTGCTTCGTGCTGCTCCTGAACACGGGCCTCGTTGCCATGTGCGTCGCCTGGCAGCTCGCCAGGCGCCTCTTCCTCGGCTCGCTCCGGGAGGCCGAGGTCGAGCGCCTCAACGAGCAGGCCTGGCGGGAGGTCATCGAGATCCTCTTCGCCGTCACCATCTTCCGGCAGGACTTCTCGGTGTCCTTCCTCGCCATGGTCGCCGCGCTGCTCCTCGTCAAGGCGCTGCACTGGCTCGCGCAGAAGAGGGTCGAGTACATCGAGACCACGCCCTCCGTGCCCTTGCTCTCGCACATCAGGATCGTCTCCTTCATGGTTTTCCTGCTCACCGTCGACTGCCTCTTCCTGTCTAACTCGCTCAGGTCACTCATACAGAAGCGGGAGGCAtctgttgccatcttcttctcctttgA GTATATGATACTAGCAACATCCACAGTATCAACATTCGTGAAGTATATATTCTATGTCAGTGACATGCTAATGGAAGGTCAATGGGAGAGAAAGGCAGTGTATACATTTTACTTGGAGCTCATCAGTGACCTTGTGCACTTGTCATTATACATGCTCTTCTTTATAGCTATCTTCCT GAATTATGGTGTCCCCCTGCACTTGATTCGTGAGCTATATGAGACCTTCCGCAACTTCAGAATTCGCATTGCAGATTATGTACGCTACAGAAAGATCACTTCCAACATGAATGAGCGCTTTCCAGATGCTACAGCAGAAGAGCTCGATGC GAGCGATGCTACATGTATTATTTGCCGTGAGGAGATGACTACAGCAAAGAAACTGCTCTGCGGGCATCTGTTCCATGTGCATTGTCTAAGGTCTTGGCTAGAGCGCCAGCACACTTGCCCTACATGCAGAGCTCCAATCATTCCCGCAGATAATGGACATGCTGCATCAGCTCGACAACATGGAGCTCAAGCTGGAGTTCAGCCTG CTGCAGGTACTGCTACTCCATCCTCAGAAGGAGCACCAGGTGAGAACATGAGCAGGCGCCAAGCAAAACTTGAAGCTGCTGCAGCGGCAGCTTCTTTGTATGGAAGATCTTTTGTTTATCCTCCAGCAAACACCCTAAACAG GTCCGGTCCTCCCCAGTCTACGTCAAGGACACCACAATCTGAAGCAAGTAGCTCCAATCAGTCACAAAAAGACCAAGAAATGCAGTTCCGAAACAGCACCGACGGTTTAGTGCCTCTGCCTTTTAATTCAAATGGTGCTTTTGGTTCAGGAACAAGCACAAGGGATCTTGAAAATTCACTGCAGAAGGCACAGGAAAACTTTATTAAGAGTCAGATTGAG ATGTTACAAATCCAACTGCAAATGGTGCAGTGTGGCGCCGCTGTGTCGCCCAGTAACAATGGGAATGCTGAGCACACAAAGAATGACTGA